Proteins encoded by one window of Homoserinimonas aerilata:
- a CDS encoding TetR/AcrR family transcriptional regulator, whose protein sequence is MTKPAPQPSGPGRPPAASRDILQDAAFELFLENGYAGTTVDQVARRAGVSRNTFFNYFDAKGDVFWVELDEAIEHFTATLAEMPADASPLRSVGDALVSIGDEFGPSRVPFALTQHDLIGSAHDLQASALGRFTTLGRVIRDFLVRGGVGAAAAQAAAYALLGAAVAATQVWAAAGTGRGELGPYLRAAVGPVVAGFAGASLSH, encoded by the coding sequence GTGACGAAACCCGCACCCCAGCCGAGTGGCCCCGGACGCCCGCCGGCAGCCTCCCGCGACATCCTGCAGGACGCCGCATTCGAGCTTTTTCTCGAGAACGGTTACGCCGGAACGACGGTCGATCAGGTCGCGCGCAGGGCCGGGGTGAGCCGCAACACCTTCTTCAACTATTTCGACGCGAAGGGCGACGTGTTCTGGGTGGAACTCGATGAGGCGATCGAGCACTTCACGGCGACCCTGGCTGAGATGCCGGCGGATGCTTCGCCGCTCCGTTCGGTCGGAGACGCCCTCGTCTCCATCGGCGACGAGTTCGGCCCGTCCCGCGTACCGTTCGCTCTGACGCAGCATGACCTCATCGGCAGCGCCCACGACCTGCAGGCCTCTGCGCTGGGCCGATTCACGACGCTCGGGCGAGTGATCCGCGACTTCCTCGTGCGCGGCGGCGTGGGTGCGGCCGCCGCGCAGGCCGCCGCTTACGCCCTACTCGGTGCAGCAGTTGCGGCAACTCAGGTGTGGGCTGCGGCGGGCACGGGCAGGGGTGAGCTGGGGCCGTACCTTCGTGCGGCGGTCGGTCCCGTTGTGGCGGGGTTTGCGGGAGCAAGCCTGTCGCACTGA
- a CDS encoding dipeptide ABC transporter ATP-binding protein gives MTTPQRPLLSVRGLRVGFGRGRHHGDVVRDISFDIAPGECLALVGESGSGKSVTARALIGLAGDGSAVKADKLEFEGTQLLGRKAGAWRSVRGSRIGLVLQDALVSLDPLRPIGREIGDVLRLHTELGTEERHARVIELLESVGMPDPEVRARQRSGELSGGLRQRALIASAIAAGPSLIIADEPTTALDVTVQAQVLDLLGRLKASGTALLLISHDLAVVSSIADRVAVMRAGQIAEQGPTEQVLRRPEHPYTKQLLRSVPSDVPRGQRLSVEPPRGSVLEALKGRDAEETPGAPDAPALEARGLVKEFRRPGADPLRAVDDVSFVLPAGTTLGLVGESGSGKTTVARLALGLEHADGGEVLLEGEAWSALPERERRARRHRIGAIYQDALSSFDPRLTVGEILRDALGVPRRGGAASARIAELLDAVGLASVTAERRPLHLSGGQRQRVAIARALAPSPRVIICDEPVSALDVSVQAQVLDLLSEVQSSLGVAYLFISHDLGVVQHMSDSIAVMRAGRIVETGTAEQLFTAARHEYTQQLIAAAPRL, from the coding sequence ATGACCACGCCACAACGGCCGCTGCTCAGCGTGCGCGGCCTGCGCGTCGGCTTCGGCCGAGGCCGGCACCACGGCGATGTCGTGCGCGATATCTCCTTCGACATCGCGCCCGGCGAATGCCTCGCGCTCGTCGGCGAGTCCGGCTCGGGCAAGAGCGTCACCGCAAGGGCGCTCATCGGGCTCGCGGGAGACGGCTCAGCCGTGAAGGCAGACAAGCTGGAATTCGAGGGGACGCAGCTGCTCGGTCGCAAGGCCGGCGCGTGGCGCTCCGTCAGGGGAAGCCGGATCGGTCTTGTGCTGCAGGATGCCCTCGTCTCGCTCGACCCTCTGCGGCCGATCGGCCGTGAGATCGGCGATGTGCTGCGGCTCCACACCGAGCTCGGCACTGAAGAGCGGCACGCGCGAGTCATCGAGCTGCTCGAATCGGTGGGCATGCCCGACCCGGAGGTGCGGGCGAGGCAACGCTCTGGTGAGCTCTCGGGCGGGCTGCGGCAGCGCGCCCTCATCGCCTCCGCCATCGCCGCGGGGCCGTCACTCATCATCGCCGACGAGCCGACGACGGCGCTCGACGTGACCGTGCAGGCGCAGGTTCTTGACCTTCTGGGCCGGCTGAAGGCATCCGGAACCGCACTACTGCTCATCAGCCACGACCTCGCCGTCGTCAGCAGCATCGCCGACCGGGTCGCGGTGATGCGCGCCGGGCAGATCGCCGAGCAGGGCCCGACCGAGCAGGTGCTGCGCCGACCGGAGCACCCGTACACGAAGCAGCTGCTGCGGTCGGTGCCGTCGGATGTTCCGCGCGGGCAGCGACTGTCCGTCGAGCCGCCGCGTGGTTCCGTGCTTGAGGCGCTCAAGGGTCGCGACGCCGAGGAGACGCCCGGCGCGCCCGATGCGCCCGCGCTTGAGGCTCGCGGGCTCGTCAAGGAGTTCCGCAGGCCCGGTGCTGACCCGCTGCGCGCCGTCGACGACGTCTCCTTCGTGCTGCCCGCCGGCACGACGCTCGGCCTCGTCGGCGAGTCCGGTTCAGGCAAGACCACGGTGGCCCGGCTCGCGCTCGGCCTCGAACATGCCGACGGCGGGGAGGTGCTGCTCGAGGGCGAGGCGTGGAGCGCGCTGCCCGAACGCGAGAGGCGGGCGCGACGCCACCGCATCGGGGCCATCTATCAGGATGCCCTCAGTTCGTTTGATCCCCGGCTCACCGTCGGCGAGATCCTGCGAGACGCGCTCGGCGTTCCTCGTCGCGGCGGCGCGGCATCCGCTCGCATCGCGGAACTGCTCGACGCGGTGGGCCTGGCCAGCGTCACCGCCGAGCGGCGGCCGTTGCACCTTTCTGGCGGCCAGCGGCAGCGGGTCGCGATCGCCCGGGCCCTCGCGCCCTCGCCGCGCGTGATCATCTGCGATGAGCCCGTCTCGGCGCTCGATGTGTCGGTTCAAGCGCAGGTGCTCGACCTGCTCAGCGAGGTGCAGTCATCCCTCGGCGTCGCCTATCTCTTCATCTCGCATGACCTCGGCGTCGTGCAGCACATGAGCGACTCGATCGCCGTGATGCGCGCAGGCCGTATCGTTGAGACGGGCACGGCGGAGCAGCTGTTCACCGCGGCCCGGCACGAGTACACGCAGCAGTTGATCGCCGCCGCGCCGCGCCTGTAG
- a CDS encoding ABC transporter permease: MSRIATGATPGVASASIARRAGTPTIGEIVSVVILLFLAVAAIMPSLLAPGDPLAISPVEAFQSPSLHHIFGTDESGRDVYTRVVHGAQSSLLIGVSATAIGMVLALLLGVLGGLGNRVVDFSVTRVNEVLFALPGLLLALVFIAITGPGIVTSTIAVGLSTAPGYARIIRSQIRAVRGSAYVEAATVLGRSPGAILFRHTLPNAVAPVFVLATLGVGQSIVWASSLSYLGLGAVPPAAEWGAMLSAGRTYINVAWWMTVFPGLFIVLTAASATALGRSIQARTRQEQR, from the coding sequence ATGAGCAGGATCGCCACGGGCGCGACGCCCGGTGTGGCCTCCGCCTCCATCGCCCGGCGTGCCGGCACCCCGACCATCGGCGAGATCGTCTCCGTCGTCATCCTGCTGTTCCTCGCGGTGGCCGCGATCATGCCGTCGCTGCTCGCCCCCGGCGACCCGCTCGCGATCAGTCCGGTGGAGGCGTTCCAGTCACCCTCGCTCCACCACATCTTCGGCACCGACGAATCGGGGCGCGATGTGTACACGCGTGTCGTGCACGGGGCGCAGTCGTCGCTGCTCATCGGCGTCAGCGCGACCGCCATCGGCATGGTGCTCGCCCTTCTGCTGGGCGTTCTCGGCGGCCTCGGCAACCGTGTCGTCGACTTCTCCGTGACCCGTGTGAACGAGGTGCTCTTCGCGCTGCCCGGGCTACTGCTCGCGCTCGTGTTCATCGCCATAACGGGCCCCGGCATCGTCACCTCCACCATCGCCGTCGGCCTCTCGACGGCGCCCGGCTATGCCCGCATCATCCGCAGCCAGATCAGGGCGGTGCGCGGCTCCGCCTATGTCGAGGCCGCGACGGTGCTCGGACGGAGCCCGGGCGCCATCCTGTTCCGTCACACCCTGCCCAATGCGGTGGCACCCGTCTTCGTGCTCGCAACCCTCGGCGTCGGCCAGTCGATCGTGTGGGCGTCATCGCTCAGCTATCTGGGCCTGGGAGCCGTGCCGCCCGCAGCCGAGTGGGGCGCCATGCTGTCGGCGGGGCGCACGTACATCAACGTCGCCTGGTGGATGACCGTGTTCCCCGGCCTGTTCATCGTGCTGACCGCCGCATCCGCCACCGCACTCGGCCGCAGCATCCAGGCCAGAACCCGTCAGGAGCAGCGATGA
- a CDS encoding ABC transporter permease: protein MKVLAWLLARVGGGVFVLWAVATLIFFGLRMIPGDPAQALLGGPGSNASQEALDQVRRDYGLDQPVMVQYLVMLGRLATGQFGTSYSLKVGVAELIGEQFWGTLLLTVLSLTLAWLLALGLATWASRGGRAGRMVGSGMEIVAAAVPHFWLASLFILLFSTTLHWLPPISVPGPLGLVLPVFTLAIPLAGFLGQVMRESLADALESPFALSARARGESETGVRWRHAIRHAALPGISLSGWAFGSLLSGAVVVETIFARPGLGRTLLNAVALRDIPVVTGVALVSALAFIVVTTATDAIDRIADPRLRAS from the coding sequence ATGAAGGTGTTGGCCTGGCTGCTGGCGCGCGTGGGCGGCGGCGTCTTCGTGCTGTGGGCCGTCGCCACGCTGATCTTCTTCGGGCTGCGCATGATCCCCGGCGATCCGGCGCAGGCTCTGCTCGGCGGGCCCGGCTCGAATGCCTCGCAGGAGGCGCTCGACCAGGTGCGGCGCGACTACGGCCTCGACCAGCCTGTGATGGTGCAGTATCTCGTGATGCTGGGGCGCCTCGCGACAGGCCAGTTCGGCACCTCGTACTCGCTCAAGGTGGGCGTCGCCGAGCTGATCGGCGAACAGTTCTGGGGCACCCTCCTTCTCACGGTGCTGTCCCTTACGCTCGCCTGGTTGCTCGCGCTCGGTCTGGCCACCTGGGCGAGCCGTGGCGGACGAGCCGGGCGGATGGTCGGCTCCGGCATGGAGATCGTGGCTGCGGCGGTCCCCCACTTCTGGCTGGCCTCCCTGTTCATCCTGCTGTTCAGCACGACCCTGCACTGGTTGCCGCCGATCAGCGTGCCCGGCCCGCTCGGGCTGGTGCTCCCCGTGTTCACCCTCGCGATTCCGCTCGCGGGGTTCCTGGGTCAGGTCATGCGGGAATCACTTGCGGATGCTCTCGAGTCGCCGTTCGCGCTGTCGGCGCGAGCCCGTGGCGAGTCGGAGACGGGGGTGCGCTGGCGCCACGCCATCCGTCACGCCGCCCTTCCCGGCATCTCCCTCTCCGGCTGGGCCTTCGGCTCGCTGCTGAGCGGCGCCGTTGTGGTCGAGACGATCTTCGCCAGGCCGGGCCTCGGCCGCACCCTGCTGAACGCGGTCGCCCTCCGGGACATCCCCGTGGTGACGGGGGTGGCTCTCGTCTCAGCGCTCGCCTTCATCGTCGTCACGACGGCCACCGACGCCATCGACCGCATCGCCGACCCGCGACTGAGGGCATCATGA